In Oncorhynchus nerka isolate Pitt River linkage group LG26, Oner_Uvic_2.0, whole genome shotgun sequence, one DNA window encodes the following:
- the LOC115115688 gene encoding myeloid-associated differentiation marker-like, whose product MVTLDTRTLTVPVGIVRMLEVVLTCISFSLVASVGHFGSSYWAWCMFTWVFCCFVTLLILIMEFTTLHARVPISWDDFTTAFAMLSTLMVLAASIIYPTFFTCVSCGKQIAATVISCLAFLLYATEVGLIRAKPGEISGFLSTVPGLLKVLEAFVACIIFISLDHGSYSRFPGLQWCVAVYSLCFIFALIIILFTICRLLSLFPFPFDKVLTGYNVLAVLMYMTCVVIWPLYSFQNNHSRPNGCGRNCYWDNQVVVAFMTCFNLVVYIVDTVYSFRLVFFVTPA is encoded by the exons ATGGTGACCCTGGACACGCGGACCCTGACGGTGCCCGTGGGCATCGTGAGAATGCTGGAGGTGGTCCTCACCTGTATCTCCTTCAGCCTGGTGGCCTCGGTGGGTCACTTTGGCTCATCCTACTGGGCCTGGTGCATGTTCACCTGGGTCTTCTGTTGCTTCGtcaccctcctcatcctcatcatGGAGTTCACCACCCTCCATGCCCGGGTGCCCATCTCCTGGGATGACTTCACCACCGCCTTTGCCATGCTGTCCACGCTCATG GTGCTGGCTGCCTCCATCATCTACCCCACCTTCTTCACGTGTGTCTCCTGCGGGAAGCAGATCGCCGCCACCGTCATTTCCTGTCTGGCCTTCCTCTTGTACGCCACGGAGGTGGGCCTGATCCGGGCCAAGCCCGGCGAGATCAGCGGCTTCCTCTCCACCGTCCCGGGCCTCCTCAAGGTCCTCGAGGCCTTTGTGGCCTGCATCATCTTCATCTCTCTGGACCATGGCTCCTACTCGCGGTTCCCAGGGCTCCAGTGGTGCGTGGCGGTCTATTCGCTATGTTTCATCTTCGCCCTCATCATCATCCTCTTTACTATCTGCCGCCTGCTGTCGCTCTTCCCGTTCCCGTTCGACAAGGTGCTGACGGGCTACAACGTGCTGGCCGTGCTGATGTACATGACGTGCGTGGTGATATGGCCTCTCTATAGCTTCCAGAACAACCACAGCAGACCCAACGGGTGTGGCCGCAACTGCTACTGGGATAACCAGGTTGTAGTGGCGTTCATGACCTGTTTCAACCTTGTGGTTTACATTGTGGACACGGTCTACTCTTTCAGGCTGGTGTTCTTCGTCACCCCAGCTTAG
- the LOC135564715 gene encoding myeloid-associated differentiation marker homolog, whose product MVNLDLRSLTLPVGIIRMLEVVLTCITFSLVASAGHVLSTHWDWCMFTWCFCCFFSLFILIMEFTRFSAKVPISWDDFTTAFAVLAALMCFTSSVIYPTFFTCPTCYRQIAATVSSLLCFGVYFGEVVLARLRPGGEISGFLSTVPGLLKILETLLACIIFTSLDPARFLFHPGLQWCVAVYSLCFIFALVIIFLTVGQLLSLFPFSFDKLLTVYNILATMMYMTATVIWPLYSFENNPRPVPCSPCPWDNLVVVTFMTVINLVIYILDTIYSIKVVFFTLDEE is encoded by the exons ATGGTGAACCTGGACCTGAGGTCTCTCACCCTGCCGGTGGGCATCATCCGTATGTTGGAGGTGGTCCTCACCTGTATCACCTTCAGTCTGGTGGCCTCGGCAGGCCATGTGCTCTCCACACACTGGGACTGGTGCATGTTCACCTGGTGCTTCTGCTGCTTcttctccctcttcatcctcatcATGGAGTTCACCCGCTTCAGCGCCAAG GTGCCCATCTCCTGGGATGACTTCACCACGGCCTTCGCCGTGCTGGCCGCACTAATGTGTTTCACCTCCTCCGTCATCTACCCCACCTTCTTCACCTGCCCCACCTGCTACCGCCAGATTGCCGCCACCGTCAGCTCCCTACTCTGTTTCGGAGTGTACTTCGGCGAGGTGGTGTTGGCCCGCCTCCGGCCCGGAGGTGAGATCAGTGGCTTCCTGTCCACTGTCCCGGGCCTCCTGAAGATCCTGGAGACTCTGCTGGCCTGTATTATCTTTACGTCGCTAGATCCGGCAAGGTTTTTGTTTCATCCGGGACTGCAGTGGTGCGTGGCGGTTTATTCCCTCTGCTTCATCTTCGCACTCGTCATCATCTTCCTCACCGTCGGTCAGCTGCTGTCGCTCTTCCCCTTCTCGTTTGACAAACTGCTCACGGTCTATAATATTCTGGCCACCATGATGTACATGACTGCCACGGTCATCTGGCCGCTGTATAGTTTCGAGAACAACCCCCGGCCCGTTCCGTGTTCCCCCTGTCCCTGGGACAATCTGGTTGTGGTGACGTTCATGACCGTGATCAACCTGGTGATCTATATTTTGGATACGATCTACTCGATAAAGGTGGTCTTCTTCACATTGGATGAGGAATAG